One genomic window of Paeniglutamicibacter sp. Y32M11 includes the following:
- a CDS encoding GNAT family N-acetyltransferase produces the protein MNLEFGTRAIIALAWAREFSVPDTALQPDREGASFFVPSPGSNRVEVLRLGEHQVVRAPADILPLLSDDPQARFLDDRSLLGLLRTSGLAPSVRSLGVDALTYLDSPFEIVDSEAITVSTDVDDLAELRENSPHDDAASTTLDGCDQCFVLFSDAGSDPVAGAGYWAPGGLLAETTVLTHPGLRRHGLGRYAAALAVDDALSEGLIPQARIREGQDGAGALATSLGFERIGSLLTLKLHDGL, from the coding sequence GTGAATCTAGAATTTGGCACGCGCGCCATCATCGCGCTGGCGTGGGCCCGTGAATTTTCCGTCCCCGACACCGCGTTGCAGCCCGATCGGGAGGGCGCAAGCTTCTTTGTCCCGTCCCCGGGCAGCAACCGAGTTGAGGTATTGCGCCTGGGTGAGCATCAGGTGGTGCGTGCGCCGGCAGATATTTTGCCGCTGCTCAGTGATGATCCCCAGGCACGTTTCCTTGATGACCGGTCGCTGCTGGGGCTCCTGCGTACCAGCGGATTGGCACCTTCGGTCCGCTCGCTGGGTGTTGACGCCCTGACGTATCTGGACTCACCCTTTGAGATCGTGGACTCCGAGGCCATCACCGTTTCGACCGATGTGGATGATTTGGCCGAGCTGCGCGAGAATTCTCCGCATGACGATGCAGCAAGCACCACGCTCGATGGCTGCGATCAATGTTTTGTACTCTTTTCCGACGCCGGGTCGGACCCGGTGGCGGGTGCCGGATATTGGGCTCCGGGCGGCCTGCTGGCAGAGACCACCGTGCTCACGCATCCGGGCTTACGTCGCCACGGGCTGGGCCGATATGCGGCGGCGCTGGCCGTGGATGACGCGCTGAGCGAGGGACTGATTCCGCAGGCACGTATCCGCGAAGGGCAGGATGGTGCCGGCGCCTTGGCCACCTCGCTGGGCTTCGAACGCATCGGCTCACTGCTGACGCTGAAGCTGCACGACGGACTCTAA
- a CDS encoding folate-binding protein YgfZ, translating into MALSPLLTRPGAVAGAGIDEGVAAHYGELAKEQRTLLNGTAVADMSHFDVVTLAGEDRISWLNTLSSQALTDLRPGQSTQTLLLSVQGRIDFDIRVLAAPEMLWLLVEPGQGAPLTAWLQRMRFMLRVEITDVSADFALVGACAPQPALEAYPVWIDPWPQIIGGGYAYSAPEHPGVERPWFEYIVPVTELQDAVASLDLAGMLAVEALRIAAWRPRFGFETDDKTIPHELDLVRTAVHLDKGCYKGQETVARVHNVGRPPRRLVFLQLDGSMHTLPALGSAICVGEKVLGTLTSVASHFEAGPIGLALIKRNIDPELELEVVDGAERYAAKQEVIVSTDAGQTAGRFTGFIRPPR; encoded by the coding sequence ATGGCGCTTTCGCCACTATTGACACGACCCGGCGCAGTCGCCGGGGCAGGTATCGATGAGGGCGTTGCTGCCCACTACGGCGAGTTGGCCAAGGAGCAACGCACCCTGCTCAACGGCACCGCCGTGGCAGATATGTCCCACTTTGATGTGGTGACGCTTGCCGGCGAGGACCGGATCTCCTGGCTGAATACTCTTTCCAGTCAGGCATTGACCGACCTGCGCCCGGGTCAAAGTACCCAAACCCTGCTGCTGAGCGTTCAGGGTCGCATCGATTTTGACATCCGCGTGCTCGCTGCCCCCGAGATGTTGTGGCTCTTGGTGGAACCGGGCCAGGGAGCTCCGCTGACCGCATGGCTCCAACGCATGCGCTTTATGCTGCGTGTTGAGATCACCGATGTCTCGGCGGACTTCGCGCTGGTGGGCGCCTGCGCCCCGCAGCCGGCCCTTGAGGCCTACCCCGTGTGGATCGATCCGTGGCCCCAGATCATCGGTGGCGGCTACGCCTACTCGGCACCGGAGCACCCCGGTGTTGAACGCCCGTGGTTTGAATACATCGTTCCCGTGACCGAACTGCAGGACGCGGTAGCGTCGCTGGACCTCGCCGGCATGCTGGCGGTGGAGGCATTGCGCATCGCCGCATGGCGTCCACGTTTCGGTTTTGAGACCGATGATAAAACCATTCCGCACGAGCTCGATTTGGTGCGCACCGCCGTTCACCTGGACAAGGGCTGCTACAAGGGCCAGGAAACCGTGGCCCGCGTGCACAACGTCGGTCGCCCGCCGCGGCGCCTGGTGTTCCTGCAGCTTGACGGTTCGATGCACACCCTTCCGGCGCTCGGCTCCGCCATCTGCGTGGGGGAGAAGGTGCTCGGTACCCTCACCTCGGTGGCATCGCACTTCGAGGCGGGACCCATCGGGCTGGCCCTGATCAAGCGCAACATCGACCCGGAGCTCGAGCTGGAGGTTGTTGATGGCGCCGAGCGCTACGCGGCCAAGCAAGAGGTCATCGTCAGCACCGATGCGGGGCAGACCGCTGGGCGCTTTACCGGATTCATCCGCCCACCGCGCTAA
- a CDS encoding FABP family protein, with protein sequence MPIEIPTDLTPELVPLSWLIGSWEGAGRLGEGEADDEFFWQHVSFTQNGLPFLEYRSETWITDENGVKLRPLTCESGFWSLERPMEDADLGPGMTPGDIVPALRSAQDVEDLRTAEGGFKIQANIAHPGAISELYYGVITGPQIQLATDLVMRGTNAKAYASATRIYGLVNGELYWRWDVSTGDNDLKAHASAALKKQD encoded by the coding sequence ATGCCAATCGAAATTCCCACGGATCTGACCCCAGAACTGGTGCCGCTGTCATGGCTGATCGGTTCATGGGAAGGCGCCGGTCGCCTCGGCGAAGGCGAAGCCGATGACGAATTCTTCTGGCAACACGTGAGCTTCACCCAGAACGGCTTGCCGTTTTTGGAATACCGGTCAGAAACGTGGATCACCGACGAGAACGGCGTGAAGTTGCGCCCACTCACCTGCGAATCCGGTTTCTGGTCCTTAGAGCGCCCCATGGAGGATGCGGATCTTGGCCCGGGGATGACTCCCGGCGACATTGTTCCGGCCCTACGCTCGGCACAGGACGTTGAAGACCTGCGCACCGCAGAAGGCGGCTTCAAAATTCAGGCCAACATCGCGCATCCCGGGGCGATCTCCGAACTTTACTATGGTGTCATCACCGGCCCACAGATCCAGCTCGCCACCGACCTGGTCATGCGCGGCACCAACGCCAAGGCCTACGCCTCCGCGACCCGCATCTATGGTCTGGTCAACGGTGAGCTCTACTGGCGCTGGGATGTCTCCACCGGCGACAACGACCTGAAGGCTCACGCCTCGGCCGCCCTCAAGAAACAGGACTGA
- a CDS encoding response regulator transcription factor produces the protein MAIIALLTNTPGPEGDILPSLGLLSHEVRVLPAQGNAMLAADGAQLVLVDGRKDLAASRTLCQLLRTTGVSSPLLLVLTEGGMAAISASWQVDDVILDTAGPAEVEARLRLALARSSHTEADTSAPIRAAGVLIDEASYTAKVHGEPLNLTYKEFELLKYLAQHPGRVFTREQLLHEVWGYDYYGGTRTVDVHVRRLRAKLGTDHEQLIGTVRNVGYRFASQRNENPEVVDA, from the coding sequence ATGGCCATCATCGCGCTGTTGACCAACACCCCTGGCCCCGAGGGCGATATCCTGCCCTCCTTGGGCCTGCTCTCCCACGAGGTGCGTGTCCTTCCCGCACAGGGAAACGCCATGCTGGCTGCCGACGGTGCCCAGCTGGTGCTCGTGGATGGACGCAAAGACTTAGCCGCATCACGCACCTTGTGCCAGCTACTACGCACCACCGGAGTCTCCAGCCCCCTGTTGCTGGTGCTCACCGAGGGCGGGATGGCCGCGATCAGCGCCTCCTGGCAGGTTGATGACGTCATCCTTGATACCGCGGGACCCGCGGAGGTCGAAGCCCGCCTGCGCCTGGCGCTGGCTCGTTCCTCTCACACCGAGGCCGATACCAGCGCACCGATCCGGGCAGCCGGTGTGCTGATCGACGAGGCCAGCTACACCGCCAAGGTGCACGGCGAACCGTTGAACCTGACCTACAAGGAATTTGAGCTGCTGAAGTACCTCGCGCAGCATCCCGGACGGGTTTTCACCCGTGAGCAATTGCTGCACGAGGTCTGGGGCTACGACTACTACGGAGGCACCCGGACCGTGGACGTCCACGTGCGTCGTCTGCGTGCCAAGCTGGGCACCGACCATGAGCAGCTGATCGGCACCGTGCGTAACGTCGGCTACCGTTTCGCCTCACAACGCAACGAAAACCCCGAGGTCGTCGACGCTTAG
- the mshD gene encoding mycothiol synthase, translated as MSAATNPEVRIEINHGSPEPDALRALRELASTAEEADGNPPLSEQTLVELRSTADPDAVLGAYAYLVQGPATNSGELVGVVIAVLGDPGTLEMVVDPAFRDSGVAGALLEALGQHTELGKLRAWAHGNHEAAARLAETYGFAPVRELWRMRMITGTPVPAAVVPEGISIRAFNPDSDGPGWIAANAAAFAHHPEQGSMTLDDLEARMAEDWFDPAGFLLAVNAQEQIVGFHWTKVHPALSSPVTGEHQRIGEIYVVGVIPEAQGTGLGKVLTLAGITHLNSLGLPALMLYVDADNVAAVSLYRKLGFTKWDVDVMYAPVSVR; from the coding sequence ATGAGCGCTGCGACGAATCCCGAAGTCAGAATTGAGATCAACCACGGTTCTCCGGAACCCGATGCCTTGCGCGCGCTGCGCGAATTGGCCAGCACCGCGGAGGAAGCCGACGGCAACCCGCCATTAAGCGAGCAGACGCTCGTGGAGTTGCGCAGCACCGCGGACCCGGACGCGGTGCTCGGTGCCTACGCTTACCTCGTTCAGGGGCCGGCAACAAATTCGGGTGAGCTGGTGGGCGTTGTCATCGCCGTGCTCGGGGACCCGGGAACCTTGGAAATGGTGGTGGACCCGGCCTTCCGCGATTCGGGTGTCGCCGGTGCCCTGCTTGAGGCGCTGGGACAGCACACCGAATTGGGCAAGCTGCGGGCGTGGGCCCACGGCAACCACGAGGCCGCCGCCCGGCTGGCCGAGACCTACGGCTTTGCCCCGGTGCGTGAGCTCTGGCGCATGCGTATGATCACCGGCACCCCGGTGCCCGCCGCCGTCGTGCCGGAGGGCATCAGCATCCGCGCCTTTAATCCGGACAGTGATGGCCCGGGCTGGATTGCTGCCAATGCCGCGGCCTTTGCTCATCACCCCGAACAGGGTTCCATGACGCTTGATGACTTGGAAGCGCGCATGGCCGAAGACTGGTTTGACCCCGCCGGCTTCCTGTTGGCTGTTAATGCGCAGGAACAGATTGTGGGCTTCCACTGGACCAAGGTGCACCCGGCGCTCTCCTCCCCCGTGACCGGGGAACATCAGCGCATTGGCGAGATCTACGTGGTGGGCGTGATCCCCGAGGCCCAGGGCACCGGGCTGGGCAAGGTGCTCACCCTAGCGGGTATCACGCACCTCAATTCCCTGGGGTTGCCGGCTCTGATGCTCTACGTGGACGCCGACAATGTGGCGGCCGTCTCGCTGTACCGAAAATTGGGCTTCACCAAGTGGGATGTCGACGTCATGTACGCCCCGGTTTCGGTAAGGTAG
- a CDS encoding RNA degradosome polyphosphate kinase yields MEPHPVTSALGITDVPAARATQDRIELPEFAPSLLPEGDFADDRFLDRELSWLHFNARVLELAEDPELHLLERVNFLSIFASNLDEFFMVRVAGLKRRIATGLAVPSATGISPIDQLERLLSDAHALQVRHAEVFAHQVRPALEEEQILLVGWKDLDERAREELRRWFIDQVFPILTPLAVDPAHPFPYISGLSLNLAVVVRNPVSGKELFARLKVPDMMARLISVDGPRAGNSAGRIARFITLEDVIAVHLELLFPGMDIVEHHFFRVTRNEDLEVEEDDAENLLKALEQELLRRRFGPPVRLEVVEDISPNILALLVRELGIEEDEVFALPAPLDLRGMGVIAGIDRADLHYPKQLAHTSRFLNESETSKAANVFAAMRRRDILLHHPYDSFSTSVQAFLEQAANDPKVMAIKQTLYRTSGDSPIVDALIDAAESGKQVLALVEIKARFDEQANITWARKLEQAGVHVVYGIVGLKTHSKLSLVVRREGDKLRRYCHIGTGNYHPRTARYYEDLGLLTSDDAVGEDLSRLFNQLSGFAPRSTFKRLLVAPRSLRSGLIDRIEAEIANRKAGLAARVVIKVNSMVDEAIIDALYRASQAGVQVDVIVRGICSLRPGVPGLSENIRVRSVLGRFLEHSRVFCFANAGEPVIFIGSADMMHRNLDRRVEALVSLSSREDISELVALLDRYMDPGTASWHLDSDGNWTRHHTDENGQRLLDIQSWLIESRTRQRTAVRR; encoded by the coding sequence ATGGAACCGCACCCAGTCACATCAGCATTGGGCATCACCGATGTGCCCGCTGCCCGGGCCACCCAGGACCGGATCGAGCTGCCCGAGTTTGCGCCGTCGCTGCTTCCCGAGGGCGACTTCGCTGACGATCGTTTTCTGGATCGGGAACTGAGCTGGCTGCACTTTAACGCTCGTGTCTTGGAGCTGGCCGAGGATCCGGAATTGCACCTGCTGGAGCGGGTCAACTTCCTCTCGATCTTCGCCTCCAACCTTGACGAGTTCTTCATGGTGCGCGTCGCTGGCCTCAAGCGTCGTATTGCCACGGGATTAGCCGTGCCTTCGGCCACCGGCATCAGCCCCATCGATCAGCTGGAGCGTCTGCTGTCCGATGCCCACGCCCTGCAAGTGCGTCATGCTGAGGTTTTTGCGCACCAGGTTCGTCCGGCCCTGGAGGAAGAACAGATCCTGTTGGTGGGCTGGAAGGACCTCGATGAGCGAGCGCGTGAGGAACTGCGCCGCTGGTTCATCGACCAGGTCTTCCCGATCCTCACCCCATTGGCCGTGGACCCCGCCCACCCCTTCCCCTACATTTCCGGGCTCTCGCTGAACCTGGCGGTAGTGGTGCGCAACCCGGTCAGCGGCAAGGAGCTCTTCGCCCGGCTGAAGGTACCGGACATGATGGCCCGGTTGATCTCCGTGGATGGACCGCGCGCCGGAAATTCCGCCGGACGCATCGCCCGCTTCATCACGCTCGAAGATGTCATCGCCGTACACCTGGAACTCTTGTTCCCGGGCATGGACATCGTTGAACACCACTTCTTCCGGGTCACCCGCAACGAGGACCTCGAGGTGGAGGAGGACGACGCGGAGAACCTGCTCAAGGCCCTGGAGCAGGAGCTGCTGCGCCGCCGTTTCGGTCCCCCCGTGCGCCTTGAGGTCGTTGAAGACATCAGCCCGAACATTCTCGCCCTGCTGGTACGCGAGCTGGGCATCGAAGAGGACGAGGTATTTGCCCTCCCCGCCCCGCTGGATCTGCGCGGAATGGGAGTTATTGCCGGCATTGACCGAGCAGACTTGCACTACCCCAAGCAGCTGGCCCACACCTCGCGCTTCCTCAACGAGTCCGAGACCTCCAAGGCCGCGAACGTCTTTGCCGCGATGCGCCGCCGGGACATCCTGCTGCACCACCCGTACGACTCCTTCTCCACCTCCGTTCAGGCGTTCTTGGAGCAGGCGGCCAATGATCCCAAGGTCATGGCCATCAAGCAGACCCTGTACCGCACGTCGGGCGACTCCCCCATCGTGGATGCGCTCATTGATGCCGCCGAGTCCGGCAAGCAGGTGCTGGCGCTGGTGGAAATCAAGGCACGCTTTGATGAGCAGGCCAACATCACCTGGGCCCGGAAGTTGGAGCAGGCCGGTGTTCACGTGGTCTACGGCATCGTTGGCCTCAAGACCCACTCCAAGCTCTCCCTGGTGGTCCGCCGCGAGGGCGATAAGCTGCGGCGCTATTGCCACATTGGCACCGGCAACTACCACCCGCGTACCGCTCGTTACTACGAGGACTTGGGGCTCCTCACCAGCGACGACGCCGTGGGCGAGGACCTTTCGCGCCTGTTCAACCAGCTTTCCGGCTTTGCTCCGCGCTCAACCTTCAAGCGGTTGTTGGTCGCCCCGCGCTCGCTGCGCAGCGGGCTGATCGACCGCATTGAGGCGGAGATCGCCAATCGCAAGGCAGGTCTTGCGGCCCGGGTGGTCATCAAGGTTAACTCCATGGTCGATGAGGCCATCATCGATGCGCTGTACCGCGCTTCACAGGCCGGGGTTCAGGTCGATGTCATTGTCCGCGGCATCTGCTCGTTGCGTCCCGGTGTGCCGGGGCTGAGCGAAAACATTCGGGTTCGCTCCGTCTTGGGCAGGTTCCTGGAGCACTCCCGCGTCTTCTGCTTCGCCAATGCCGGGGAGCCGGTGATCTTCATCGGTTCCGCCGACATGATGCACCGCAACCTCGATCGACGCGTCGAGGCACTGGTATCGCTGAGCAGCCGTGAGGACATTAGCGAATTAGTGGCACTGCTGGATCGGTACATGGATCCCGGAACGGCCAGCTGGCATCTGGACTCCGACGGCAACTGGACCCGACACCACACGGACGAAAATGGTCAACGGCTCCTGGACATCCAGTCGTGGCTGATCGAATCACGCACCCGCCAGCGAACCGCGGTCAGGCGCTAG
- a CDS encoding NUDIX hydrolase has protein sequence MQLVRSSDSEVIRSADFAVRAAGALVWRVNGAGLEVLMIHRERYDDWSWPKGKINPGETMPECATREVLEEIGLDITLGIPLPAMRYEVNSGPKVVYYWAARSPGTTPVPDGKEVDAVRWATPELARTWLTNPGDLEPLDALVAAHHAGELFTVPFVVIRHAKAKPRSNWTREEGKRPLAATGQRQALAVSRLVTSWRPTRVASSPWIRCVQTVTPYLKEQQLPLKLLGSITEHEAKRHPAKAMRAVAKLLNKHRSQAVCTHRPVMPLVLEELRKRMSSRLRAFLPAEDPFLRPGSIIVVHQPVSGKGKLVSVEVYEAFED, from the coding sequence GTGCAGTTAGTTCGTTCTAGTGATTCGGAAGTCATCCGAAGTGCAGATTTTGCCGTTCGCGCGGCCGGTGCTTTGGTGTGGCGGGTCAACGGTGCAGGGCTCGAGGTGTTGATGATTCACCGCGAACGTTATGACGATTGGTCATGGCCCAAGGGCAAAATCAATCCAGGGGAAACCATGCCCGAGTGCGCCACCCGGGAAGTCCTTGAAGAGATCGGTCTGGACATCACCTTGGGCATTCCTTTGCCCGCGATGAGATATGAGGTCAACTCCGGGCCCAAGGTTGTCTACTATTGGGCCGCCCGCTCCCCCGGCACCACGCCGGTGCCAGATGGCAAGGAAGTTGATGCGGTGCGTTGGGCCACCCCAGAATTGGCGCGCACGTGGCTGACTAATCCGGGGGATCTGGAACCGCTGGATGCACTGGTGGCCGCCCACCATGCCGGCGAATTGTTCACCGTGCCCTTTGTGGTTATCCGCCATGCCAAGGCAAAGCCGCGTTCCAATTGGACACGGGAGGAGGGCAAACGCCCCCTGGCTGCCACCGGACAACGGCAGGCGCTCGCCGTCTCACGGTTAGTGACATCGTGGCGTCCGACGCGCGTCGCCTCCAGCCCGTGGATTCGTTGTGTGCAGACGGTGACGCCCTACCTCAAGGAACAGCAGCTGCCGTTGAAGCTGCTCGGCTCGATCACCGAGCACGAGGCAAAGCGTCACCCGGCCAAGGCGATGCGCGCCGTGGCCAAATTGCTGAATAAGCATCGTTCCCAGGCAGTGTGCACGCATCGGCCGGTGATGCCGCTGGTGCTGGAGGAATTACGCAAACGCATGAGTTCTCGGCTCAGGGCATTCTTGCCGGCTGAGGATCCTTTCCTGCGACCTGGTTCGATCATCGTGGTTCACCAACCGGTATCTGGCAAGGGAAAACTTGTCTCGGTTGAAGTTTACGAAGCATTTGAGGACTAG
- a CDS encoding GNAT family N-acetyltransferase has translation MIQKNHGTAPEKIAHQGLRLDHDEDRGRYSLWHGATYVGFLGYSVEGNVATLQHTIINEEYGRHGYARALVTLVLEQMRQRQLKIVPECSYVQDYLRRYPEYNDLVV, from the coding sequence ATGATCCAGAAGAATCACGGCACGGCCCCGGAAAAGATTGCGCACCAGGGTCTGCGCTTGGACCATGACGAGGATCGCGGCCGCTACTCCCTGTGGCACGGGGCGACGTACGTGGGTTTCCTGGGCTACAGCGTTGAGGGGAATGTTGCCACACTGCAGCACACCATCATCAACGAGGAATATGGGCGACACGGCTACGCCCGTGCACTGGTGACCTTGGTCTTGGAGCAGATGCGCCAACGCCAGCTGAAGATCGTCCCCGAGTGCTCCTACGTTCAGGATTACCTTCGGCGCTACCCGGAGTACAACGACCTAGTCGTCTAA
- a CDS encoding GntR family transcriptional regulator yields the protein MSIQIAVDLRDATPPFEQIRTQIASLIAVGRLADGARLPTVRALATDLGVATGTVARAYKELEAAGLIQSRRRLGTMVTHAPADSTRAADEHLQVKIADLIAASRQAGISDETLVSLLQGRLRNTD from the coding sequence TTGAGTATCCAAATTGCCGTTGACCTTCGTGATGCAACGCCCCCGTTTGAGCAGATCCGCACGCAGATCGCTTCCCTCATCGCCGTTGGTCGGCTGGCCGACGGGGCACGTCTACCCACCGTTCGGGCGCTAGCCACCGACCTTGGTGTGGCCACCGGGACCGTGGCTCGAGCGTACAAGGAGCTTGAGGCCGCGGGTTTGATTCAGAGCAGGCGACGGCTGGGGACCATGGTGACCCATGCACCGGCGGACTCTACCCGTGCGGCGGATGAACACCTTCAGGTTAAAATCGCTGATCTGATCGCCGCCTCCCGGCAAGCGGGAATCAGCGATGAGACATTAGTGTCACTGCTTCAGGGCCGACTGAGGAACACCGACTAG
- a CDS encoding thymidylate synthase encodes MTIPTPYEDLLRDVLAHGTAKGDRTGTGTSSVFGRQIRFDLAESFPLITTKRVHFKSVAVELLWFLRGDSNTSYLRENGVKIWDEWADDDGELGPVYGVQWRSWPTADGRHIDQISQVMDSLRENPDSRRHIVSAWNVAEIQNMALPPCHAFFQFYVADGKLSCQLYQRSADMFLGVPFNIASYALLTAMMADQLGLELGEFIWTGGDTHIYDNHVEQVTEQLTREPYPYPRLRITRTPDSIFDYTIDDFVIEDYQHHPTIKAPIAV; translated from the coding sequence GTGACGATTCCAACCCCTTACGAAGACCTACTCCGCGACGTTCTTGCCCATGGCACTGCCAAGGGTGATCGAACCGGAACCGGCACCTCGAGTGTTTTTGGCCGCCAGATTCGCTTTGACTTGGCGGAATCCTTTCCGCTGATCACCACCAAGCGCGTCCATTTTAAGTCTGTCGCCGTGGAGCTTCTCTGGTTCCTACGCGGGGACTCCAATACCTCATACTTGCGCGAGAATGGCGTGAAGATCTGGGATGAATGGGCAGATGACGATGGCGAGCTGGGCCCGGTCTACGGCGTGCAGTGGCGCTCCTGGCCCACGGCCGATGGCCGCCATATCGACCAAATCTCACAGGTCATGGACTCCTTGCGAGAAAATCCGGATTCGCGCCGCCATATCGTTTCGGCCTGGAACGTCGCGGAGATCCAGAACATGGCGCTGCCTCCCTGCCACGCGTTCTTCCAGTTCTACGTCGCCGACGGCAAACTCTCCTGCCAGCTCTACCAGCGCAGCGCCGACATGTTCTTAGGGGTCCCGTTCAACATTGCCTCCTACGCGTTGCTGACCGCCATGATGGCCGACCAGCTCGGCCTAGAGCTCGGTGAGTTCATCTGGACCGGCGGGGACACCCACATTTACGACAACCACGTGGAGCAGGTCACCGAACAGCTGACCCGCGAGCCCTACCCGTATCCACGCCTGCGCATCACGCGCACCCCCGATTCGATCTTCGACTACACGATTGATGATTTCGTGATCGAGGACTACCAACACCACCCGACGATTAAGGCCCCCATCGCCGTATGA
- a CDS encoding dihydrofolate reductase, with translation MIWAEAADGVIGANGSMPWSLPEDLAHFKRTTNGHPVIMGRKTWESFPEKYRPLPGRTNIVITRDTNRHEALRTAGAVPVASTAAALSAARTAAGAEEIWVIGGGEIYAALTPQAHLAIKTVINASPKGDTTAPKLDGSWTKSLSDPEIGWATGANGTQYRVEAWEQKA, from the coding sequence ATGATCTGGGCCGAAGCGGCCGACGGCGTCATTGGCGCCAACGGCTCCATGCCGTGGTCCCTTCCCGAGGACCTGGCCCACTTCAAGCGCACCACGAACGGTCACCCGGTCATTATGGGGCGCAAGACCTGGGAATCATTCCCGGAAAAGTACCGACCGTTGCCCGGACGCACCAACATCGTGATTACCCGCGATACGAATCGCCATGAGGCCTTGCGTACCGCCGGCGCCGTGCCGGTGGCCAGCACCGCCGCAGCCCTGAGCGCAGCTCGCACGGCTGCCGGTGCCGAGGAGATCTGGGTCATCGGCGGCGGAGAGATCTACGCCGCCCTCACCCCCCAGGCTCACCTAGCCATCAAAACCGTCATCAATGCCTCGCCGAAGGGTGACACCACGGCACCGAAACTGGATGGATCGTGGACCAAGTCCCTGTCCGATCCCGAGATCGGGTGGGCCACCGGTGCCAACGGCACCCAGTACCGCGTCGAAGCATGGGAGCAAAAGGCATGA
- a CDS encoding NF038396 family protein: MKDAIKALKTSPEGLFVLGYMLFPLFALIFAGLGLFMVLTGSKIMGLVLLLVFTQIFAFGSLKLVGMRKALLAGQGEKPGK; the protein is encoded by the coding sequence ATGAAGGACGCTATCAAGGCACTGAAGACCAGCCCCGAGGGACTCTTTGTCCTCGGCTACATGCTCTTTCCGCTCTTCGCGCTAATCTTTGCCGGCCTGGGCCTGTTTATGGTCCTGACCGGGTCGAAGATCATGGGACTGGTGCTGCTGCTGGTCTTCACCCAGATCTTCGCGTTTGGCTCGCTCAAACTGGTGGGCATGCGCAAGGCGCTGCTGGCCGGACAGGGCGAAAAGCCGGGCAAATAA